One window from the genome of Glycine soja cultivar W05 chromosome 12, ASM419377v2, whole genome shotgun sequence encodes:
- the LOC114380186 gene encoding transcription factor MYB59-like isoform X1 codes for MGLYSKGLNRTGKSCRLRWVNYLHPDLKRGKLTPQEQHLVMDLHSKWGNRWSRIARKLPGRTDNEIKNYWRTHMRKKKALEKKHASASASSPVSSSCQSSLSSNNHVVDSHASKESFYDTGGYDDMMMGLIGGEKGYSMDDIWKDIVLSGEENSIYNNNNLQPVYEEGHSEEGCNFSCPPPMMIMPSPPSWDQYNISSQPLWVMDEEESNKMLFPTLSDQYFSHYEQGNEFLTG; via the exons ATGGGACTTTATAGCAAAG GTTTGAATAGAACAGGTAAGAGTTGCAGATTACGGTGGGTTAATTACCTCCACCCCGATCTCAAACGAGGGAAGCTCACACCCCAAGAACAACACCTCGTCATGGACCTTCATTCCAAATGGGGAAATAG ATGGTCAAGAATTGCTCGCAAGCTACCAGGGCGCACTGACAATGAGATTAAGAATTATTGGAGGACTCacatgagaaagaaaaaggctCTGGAGAAAAAGCATGCATCAGCATCAGCATCATCACCTGTTTCTTCTAGTTGTCAATCTTCACTATCTTCAAACAACCATGTTGTGGATTCACATGCTTCCAAAGAGAGCTTTTATGACACAGGTGGATATGATGACATGATGATGGGGTTAATTGGTGGTGAAAAGGGGTACTCTATGGATGATATATGGAAAGATATTGTTTTGTCAGGAGAAGAGAACAGCATTTATAACAACAATAATCTGCAACCTGTGTATGAAGAAGGGCATAGTGAAGAGGGATGCAACTTCTCTTGTCCTCCACCAATGATGATTATGCCTTCTCCACCATCATGGGATCAGTACAACATTTCTTCTCAACCCCTCTGGGTGATGGATGAAGAAGAAAGTAACAAGATGTTATTCCCTACACTAAGTGACCAATATTTTTCTCACTATGAACAAGGGAACGAATTTCTGACCGGCTAA
- the LOC114380186 gene encoding transcription factor MYB59-like isoform X2, with protein sequence MDLHSKWGNRWSRIARKLPGRTDNEIKNYWRTHMRKKKALEKKHASASASSPVSSSCQSSLSSNNHVVDSHASKESFYDTGGYDDMMMGLIGGEKGYSMDDIWKDIVLSGEENSIYNNNNLQPVYEEGHSEEGCNFSCPPPMMIMPSPPSWDQYNISSQPLWVMDEEESNKMLFPTLSDQYFSHYEQGNEFLTG encoded by the exons ATGGACCTTCATTCCAAATGGGGAAATAG ATGGTCAAGAATTGCTCGCAAGCTACCAGGGCGCACTGACAATGAGATTAAGAATTATTGGAGGACTCacatgagaaagaaaaaggctCTGGAGAAAAAGCATGCATCAGCATCAGCATCATCACCTGTTTCTTCTAGTTGTCAATCTTCACTATCTTCAAACAACCATGTTGTGGATTCACATGCTTCCAAAGAGAGCTTTTATGACACAGGTGGATATGATGACATGATGATGGGGTTAATTGGTGGTGAAAAGGGGTACTCTATGGATGATATATGGAAAGATATTGTTTTGTCAGGAGAAGAGAACAGCATTTATAACAACAATAATCTGCAACCTGTGTATGAAGAAGGGCATAGTGAAGAGGGATGCAACTTCTCTTGTCCTCCACCAATGATGATTATGCCTTCTCCACCATCATGGGATCAGTACAACATTTCTTCTCAACCCCTCTGGGTGATGGATGAAGAAGAAAGTAACAAGATGTTATTCCCTACACTAAGTGACCAATATTTTTCTCACTATGAACAAGGGAACGAATTTCTGACCGGCTAA